The DNA window AGAAGGGAATTGCGAGTAGTTGAGTTGCAGTCGAAAAGATGACTAATAAGGTGATGGAGCGATCGTACAAAACACCCATTAAAGTGCTGCCTAAAAACCAAGCAAAACCATAACCTGTACTGAAGATACCATAAGCTGTGGCGCGTTTGTTTTTGGGGACAAGTCCTGCGATCGCAGCTTTTAAAATTGACTCTTGCGCTCCCATCCCAATACCCCACAATGCTATACCTAACAACGCTAATTGGGTATTGCCTAAAAACACCAAAGGCGCAAAAAAAGATGAGACAAAAGCTGCAATCATCAAAATCGAAATACCTGCGCGGTCAAATAAATAGCCAAATATCAGCGCAGCTACGGCATCAACTCCCATTGCCAAGGCATAAAATAAGGGGATTGTTTGCCCAGAAGCAATATCTCCTTTTTGGAAATGAAAAGCAATTAACGGAAAATCTGCATAACCAGCCGCAATAATCGCCACTGCACCCAGATAAATCCAAAATACTCGCGGGATTCCGTCTTCTTGACTCGTTTCATCTTCAATTTCCAAGTCACTGGGGTTGGGATACAAAAATTGCAAAACCAATAACACAATCAATCCCAACACCGCAGGTACAATCAAAATCGTGAAGCCGTTGCGATACTCTCCTTGGAAATAAACCATTGCTGCTACTGCTAAAGGCCCCATCACAGCCCCGGTTTGATCCATTGCTTCATGCAAACCAAAGCCAAAACCTCTACCAATTTGACTCACACCATGAGATAGGAGTGCATCTCGCGGGGGAGTCCGCACGGCTTTACCTGTGCGTTCTGCCATCATCAAACCTGCGGCTACTTCCCATCTGCCAGCAAAAGCCAATAGTGGGACAACGGCAGTATTCAAAATAAATCCTAAAGTTGTAATACCCCAATACTTGCGCGTCTGGTCGCTGAGATAACCAATCACGAGGCGCAAACCATACCCAATCAGTTCACCAAAACCCGCTACTAGGCCTACCACAGTGCCGCTTGCACCTAACACTTGCAAATAAGCCCCTGTAATACTGCGTGCGCCTTCATAAGTAGCATCAGCACAAAGGCTAACAAAACCCAGTAATATTACAAACTTTAATGCGGCTGATTTCTGCGGCATATTTTTGGATCAATAAAATAGCTTCTTCATAGAATTCTGTCTGCACTCTGGGTTAGAAACCGGAAAAAATCACCCTTTTTCTGACAAATAGCTTTTTGTAGCAGTGAAAAAGACAGAAATTCGGTTATATCATAAAGTTCTTCAATTCTCGGTAAAGTCCGCAGAGAGAAATTCAGGGGTGTGGGAGGATGGTGAAGAAATTTTTCCCCCCACACTCCCCCCTCTCCCCCTGACTGGTGTAGGTTTTTTACGTTATGCCCCAAAAAACTTGATTTAGGGTGTAGGGGTGTAGGGGTGTGAGGGGGTGGAACTCTGATTAAATCGTGATTTTTAGAGTCGCTACTCATCACTCTGTTAAAAACCTACACTTGTGAGCCCCTCTCCCCACACCCCCTACCCATACGTGAGAAATTAGGGTATAGGGGTGTACTTATTCAAAATCCTTACAACCCAAACCCTTTCACCCAATTTTTCTGTTCCCTTCAACATAGATAAATTCCTGAACAGGGTGATTTTGTCATTGATTGTGTAGTATTTTTGGTGCTAGTCTGTCTTAGGATCAATCAAATGAAACAGCTCCTCAGAACAGTATTTGGCATTAAAACATACATCATTTGGCTGCTAACACCAATACTGGCAATTATTCTTGGTGCATCACTTTTGGCTACCCCGGCGTTAGCTACTGGTGTGTATCAAATTCCGAATTTAACCCCCGGTGGAGACTGGGTTGTAGATCAAGGTGAAGTGCTAAGTCGCATTAGCGAAGGTAAGATTAGTGGTACCTTTGGAGATTTAGCCAAGAAAACTGGCAATGAAGTGCGATTTGTCACTATTCGCCGTTTAGATTATGGTGAAACACCAGAAAGCTTTACTAAAGGGCTGTTTGAAAAATGGTTTCCCACCAAAGAGGCGCAAGCAAACCAAACTTTGTTAGTGCTGGATACTGTTACTAACAACACTGCAATTATTACCGGGGATCAAGTCAAGTCTTTGTTGACTGATGCTATTGCTGAAAGTGTCGCTACAGAAACCTTAGCTGCACCATTACGCAACGGTGATAAATATAATCAGGCATTTTTGGATGCGAGCGATCGCTTAGTGAAAGTTCTCTCTGGTGAACCCGACCCCGGCCCACCACAAATTGTCGATAAAGAAACGGTAGAAGGCACCTTTACCAAAGCAGAGGATACCGACAAAGGTAGTGCAACTGCTTGGGTGATAGGTCTGTTAATTGCAGCAACCGTCATCCCGATGGCGACTTACTACATATATCAAGTAAATCAGCCACAGCCACCATCTAACGGCTAACTCTGAAGTATGAAGGCTGAAGTATGAAGTCAAAAATTTCAGACTTCACACTTCATACTTCATACTTTCTTTAGTCTTGAACATACTCTTGTCCTGTAACTAAAGCCACCTCAGCACGGACAAATTCTCGTCCTAAATAAGCTGCATGGTTTAACTGCGACACTGGACAAGGGTGAGTTTGTTCAAAAATTTTCACACTGAGTTCCTTGGCAGTTCTGCCACTGTAAACTGTGCTGTGAGTTCTTTCCACCTTACCCCGCGCCGGAATGACTTTACCTGTTTCGGGATCTACAGCTAAACCATGCTCATCAATTACATTCGTAAAATGCTTGGCGTGGATTAATCCCTCCCCTCTATCCAAATAGATGATGAAATAGCCAGCCGGGTCAAGGTCAATATGACGCTGAGAAAGTCTATCATCTATTGCTGCTAAATCTTTAACTATTAAATCCATAACTCCGATCAAACACAAAATTCTTTTTTCAGGGTTTTTACACCATATACTTAAGTGTAATTCCTATGTTCCTCAATCAGAGCATTAAATGGGTAAGCGATTAATATCTTTATTACAGCC is part of the Aulosira sp. FACHB-615 genome and encodes:
- a CDS encoding MFS transporter → MPQKSAALKFVILLGFVSLCADATYEGARSITGAYLQVLGASGTVVGLVAGFGELIGYGLRLVIGYLSDQTRKYWGITTLGFILNTAVVPLLAFAGRWEVAAGLMMAERTGKAVRTPPRDALLSHGVSQIGRGFGFGLHEAMDQTGAVMGPLAVAAMVYFQGEYRNGFTILIVPAVLGLIVLLVLQFLYPNPSDLEIEDETSQEDGIPRVFWIYLGAVAIIAAGYADFPLIAFHFQKGDIASGQTIPLFYALAMGVDAVAALIFGYLFDRAGISILMIAAFVSSFFAPLVFLGNTQLALLGIALWGIGMGAQESILKAAIAGLVPKNKRATAYGIFSTGYGFAWFLGSTLMGVLYDRSITLLVIFSTATQLLAIPFFAWVQLQANKSQPELTDKPV
- a CDS encoding DUF4346 domain-containing protein, translating into MDLIVKDLAAIDDRLSQRHIDLDPAGYFIIYLDRGEGLIHAKHFTNVIDEHGLAVDPETGKVIPARGKVERTHSTVYSGRTAKELSVKIFEQTHPCPVSQLNHAAYLGREFVRAEVALVTGQEYVQD
- the psb32 gene encoding photosystem II repair protein Psb32, which gives rise to MKQLLRTVFGIKTYIIWLLTPILAIILGASLLATPALATGVYQIPNLTPGGDWVVDQGEVLSRISEGKISGTFGDLAKKTGNEVRFVTIRRLDYGETPESFTKGLFEKWFPTKEAQANQTLLVLDTVTNNTAIITGDQVKSLLTDAIAESVATETLAAPLRNGDKYNQAFLDASDRLVKVLSGEPDPGPPQIVDKETVEGTFTKAEDTDKGSATAWVIGLLIAATVIPMATYYIYQVNQPQPPSNG